TGACATAGATGTAGCAGAAGATGCATCTAAGATCACTGACTCAAGAGGTCGATGCATGATGATGCAAAACTAAACatggaaagaagagaaagagacgAGACATCAtggttttctttctcttctcttctcttcttttctaagTATATATGTAAGAAGGTGTATTTTAGTGTAATGTAATAATGGAGCTTTTAAAGTTGTTGAAAATTCAGGAGCCATCTTCGGAAACAGCTTCGATCAGCAATATCAACTTCTTCCTCCACCTTTTCATCTTTTGGCATTTCGATTTtcgaaagagagagagagagagagagagagagagtgaattAATGCAGAGACTATCtgacgttttcttcttcttgggaAACGAAACTCATGAGTTCAGAGGAAGAAGACGCGGTAGCTCTTAGCTAATGTCGCAAGTGATGATGCTCATCTCACAAATAATCAAACTACATTAGTTAACAAATTCGGTATAACAAGCTTAGAATagtaatactattttttttttcagaaaaaattGTTTAGACTATCACGccttaatttatattttccaTGCTACCTTCGGTCTTCATATTTCGAAAATCGTGACTTGTATCTTCATGCCTTTTCTGTttgtactttttattattagatatttcagtaagtaataatatatatttatgtagtAGGCCATACTCAAATGCATTACGACTCCCTGAAATTATTTTGCACCTTATTTTCTTCTGTTGTGTTTGACGTTAtatttttgcttctaaacaaaACTGCTGCTTCTTTCAATGTAATTGGATTCTTGACTTCCAAGCAAAATTAGTTATATTgttattacatttttttttgaaagaaatttGATGCTATCATGTAATCCTTTCCGACTATGTAAGATATAATGTATggtaaagaaaacaaaacgtGTTCTAGAAAAAACTTTATATATCACACACAAGAGACAAAGGTAGACTCCAGAGACCAGTGAATAAGCAAACCAGTTTGTTATGTTGTTTCATGCAATGTTTTTGATTTTGATGGAACATAGAAATTAAAGGAAGGACCAATAACGATCGACCAATTCAAGATTAATAAACGCGTTAGGTCGACGTTTGCATGGCACATGATGACATGATACAGATGCGTAGTTATTAGTTTGGCTTAAACTTTGAGGTTGcagtaataaaatataatctctCACCATTAATTGTTATAagtagaagaataaaaaaaaaaaaaaacataaaagttatgaatcacattttttttaaatttttttcaacaatTAAAATGATCCATTCCCTGAAGATTTATATGCATTTGtggatgaaaaaaaagaagaaggaatgagagaaataataatttaaagttaACTTATTTAacctaatatttataatatctaaaattacatatttattacatttaatattatctatttattttagatataattaataaatataaaataaaataattttggattgatttttttgtcactcacattttttaaaaaaaggacATTGATATCACTGTGGCCCACAGAACATGCCTccaataaatattaataaaagatcaCACGATTCCTGAGCCGTGACTAATTAATTACTTGAGCTTCTGCAACTTAGAAACGAAGAACTTCGTTCCAATTCGAACATGTGTTTGCCCCCTTAACAAATCGACAGAATGACAGCTACGCCGAGTTAACGCCACTTGATGAATGTGAACCGCAAGAAGGATTTAAGGGCATCATTATGAACCATACGTGTAATAATAACTTCGGTCGTAAGAGCAATTTATTGTTTTAACAGTGTGATTCCATTTTAAAATGCTAGTAGACTAGTAATACTTAATTATCATATCATAGTTTTAATCAACGGTAATGTTACGTTCATCAAAGAAAAACTATTGTCAACAAATGCACGATTCTTGTTTAGAAGTTAATGAGAGGACCTAGCAAATCAACGTTAAAGGCCGAAAAAATTAGAGGGGGGCCTTTCTGGCTTGAAGATATGTTACACTGGGTTAGAAATATACACAGCTTGATGTGTAGAAGCAACACAAGGGGGaaacaaaaataagaaataaccaAGCCGCCGTACAATTTTCACTCTCGTCTATTAGCTGCTGCTTTGTGGAACTATATCATTTCTCTGTATCTCTGATAGTTACCAAAAATTGCTCCCATAATAAAGGGATTAAAGGGTGGGAAAATACCCATTTTATGGGTAACCACATCAACATGGTGAATTAAGAAAGACTGATGGCCATGTCCTGGAGAATAACTTTCTTTTGAGATGCATTGATAATGCCCTTGCACTCGGCATCTAGTAACACCTCCGTCATAATTGCAGCTGCATGCCCTTTCGGGTCATCTTCTGATGTCCTCCTCACCATGAATACCTGAATATAGCAAAATGAAATCCCATGATTTCCACCATCATACAAAAGTTAATAATTCGATCAGTTTAACTAATCAATCTTCTAGGGAAGTCTTCATCAATACCAATTCTTTCAAATAGGGTGGAATTGGGAGGATGCTCATAATTACATCTACTCTTTAACACTTACAGTGCTTAACTTGTGCATAATCACAATCTTGTTTTAATCTGCATGTGTTACACTTGCTAGTATTCTTAACTATTGCAGTAGGTATTACAATTTACAAATAGCAGAATGTTAATATAGCCTCCTATCAGGCCTAATAATCTTTCTGATTCAAAATCTCGCTTAGGGAATGTGACATGTTATGTAATTTACTAGTGAGTGAAATTTTAAGTTACAAGGATCTTTCAGCAATCGGCATACCAATTAGGTGGATTTATAATTTCTTGCAAGTAGTAAGCCCctctctcctttctttatttccCATGTGAATATAATGCAAACGATTAtctaaattttgatttctttcATGAATGACTGGATGAGTTATCACTGGTTTAAACCTAGAAGACTGCGCAGGGTTTATGAGAAAAATGGAGCCACTCAATGTTAACCAGCGGAAGTACTTTCCAAACCCACATATAGGAGGTGTAACATTTAGTAGAAGGATGTGAGAGTAAATTTACTACAAAAATCCTAAAGCGTGCAATTACCTGATCATGATGTGTTATATCTAACGAGCCAGGTTGTAGGATAAATGGTTCCCCGTCAATTTGAACTGGGAAAGGACTTGAAGAGTGTATCTTAATGACTTTACCTTGAGCTAGCCTTCTTGCTTGTGAAAGTCCGACCTATACAACAAATCAATCATTACTATTTAGTAGTTTAACATACATTTGAAAATTTATCTTCCATACATTGCAGAAAATATAAGCATGAAATAATTGTAAAAAGACATGAACCACTTAATTACAATTGTTTTCTTATATCTAGATGTCATTTTTAAGACAAGgattcataaaataaaagttatataaaaagaaagaaaggtttGTACAATAATGAAGCAATTCATAATTTAAGGAtagtaataaactaataatggCAAAAACAATTATATAGTGACAATAAACATTTATTTAAGAACAAATTAGATTATCAAATGGAGAAAGATGATATAGTGACAATAAACATTTATTTAAGAACAAATTAGATTATCAAATGGAGAAAGATGATAGACTATAATGAACATGAATAAAAACTTCAATTCAATGGATTGAAGTTTTGACTAAAGAAGAATGAGCACGATAACTAGCTTTTTAATGAGTAAAATCTGTGTACATAACTATATTATTAATGATACCTAAATGCATTCACGACATTATTTTATACGTATATGAAAATAtgttcatataatttttttttttaaacagacAACAGTAAAATAGCTTTATTTATAAGTATGCTTATGTAAATGTATCATCATAAAGACTTGATTTATATTTAAGCGGGGAAAATAAAGGTCGTTAGATTATACCAGACCTGAAGTTTGCCTAGGTGCCATGCCCCACAAACAGATACCacctcaagcattttgtcatgCATGGATTGAAGACTAAAATCATCATCATGCTCAGTATCATTTTGCCAAAGATCTACTCCACCCATGTAGCTCCCAATATTAAGCACGATTAAGCCCTCTGCATCCTGCATGAAGAAGAATTAATAAATGACGATTTACATATAAATTTGGACAATATTCTTAACGTTAATTAATGACTTAAATGTGAAAATAAGTCTTAGTATCAGTAATTCACCTTAGGAATCTCAATGTCTATACCATCAACTTCAAGCCATACTTGCCATGGCAAGTCAGCACATGTTCGGTCCATAATATCTCTTGCTCCTTCTTTGGCATATCTCAATTTATTAACAAACTGAAAATATATAGACATTATGAAGGTTAAAAACCtggaaaaattaacaaaaatatagccaagatttttaatgaagaagggCTAGCATGAAACatataatttattgaaattCTTGAGCTAAAGCTTATCGATGTAGTGGTATGCACCAGCACTATAATTTTATTGTTGAATCTCTAAAATGGTAGGTTAAAGAAGGTGCGCTTAAACCAAACTAGACATTGTCATGCATGGTCTAACATGAACAAATATTTCAATTTGATAAATTACTATCAAGGATGGAAGAATATGTTCCggtaaaaataaaagaggaagaggaaatatCTACCAGACTGGAAAACTTTTCTGGATTTATCTGTCTTGTAACATGAAATTCATATGCAACCTTTGCATCACATCCAATCCCTATAAAAATCAGTTCACAGATGTCAGTTACTTACAGAATCGCCCTAGACAGTATTTGTTGCGGAGATATACCTAGATAGTTCATCATAGATTTAGTTTTCACTTTGTTTGGGTTTCCCTCAGAGTTCTCTTCTGTAATTTTAACTTCCCAGCGATCCAGCATGGTTACTGCTGCAATGTTAATGTCATTCAGAAGAGTGGTCAACCCACCCTGTCCATCAAGTGCAGAGAAGCCTCTTCCCCAATTCAGTACCCTGGACAAATCATTTCCAGTTCCAAGTGGAAGTATTGCAACAGGAGGAGGTGACTCAAAATTCAGTCTTGCTATAGACTCAAGGACCCATGCAACAGTGCCATCCCCACCACATACTAACACTCTAAAATATCGCACACTTTTAAACATTTCCAGTCCCACCTCAGGACCTTGAGAAGCACTCAATTCAAATATCTACAGGAGAAAAATAGCCAAACCAGAAACATCCAATGAGACAAAGATATGAAATGAGAAACATGAAATCTATATCCAGACTAGCATtgttagtttactagtttacaGAAGATTGGAAGAAAGAAGACATCAATAATTAGCATGATTGGAGTTTTTAAGTAGGATTTAGTGAGATGTTAATCTTTATAATACagatatcatatatttttacacagtgcataaaaaaaaaaaagaacaagggATTGATAGGAACCCATATTTGATCAAGCAAACTGGAAGATAGCAataatagaaaacataaaatgtTTTTCCAGGTTCATTTGTATTGAGTTATTCTGCTTAATGCTATTAAGCTAAAAAGCTTAAAAACCTTGTATCTATTCATTTTATTAGCTTGTCAGCAAttttaaagagcaagaaatacTTAAAACAGCAGCAAAGTATATGCTCTGCTTTAAACCTTTATGAACAGATACATTAAGAAATATGCTCTAAAGTCTACCTATGAAATCAGGAATTTTATGAATTCAACAGACAGCCACAATGTAATTAATTggggaaaaagaaattttagtgTCTATAATTTATTCATGGCACTATGAAGGGCAACAACCAACAAGGGTTGAATAAAGAAATTTCAACCAATGATCAAACAAACTCCCAAAGCATAACCATATAATCCATGACGACACTGAAGAAGACCTAAAAATATATCTCTAACAGGCTTTATGACAGAAGTCAGAGCTTTGACAAAAGGCAATAGCATATTTGTTTATCAAAGAATAATGTAATCACCTGAATAGGATTTAGTAGCATGTTCAATCTCCTTTGAAGAGAAGGCCCAAGCTGCCCACCACTCCTGGCATTAATGAAGACCAAAAGTGGCCTTGCATCGGATGGCAAATCAACCAATGTGTATTTCTTGATTGGATTAGGATTTACTAGAACTCTACCATTGTTCATGCGACGGAAGTCAAAGAGCATCTCATCACCAGACAGGTCCCAATCCTCTATACCATTCAATACATAGTCAAACAATATTGCATCAGTGACCGAGGGGTCACGTGGCTTGCTATTATTACGCGAACTACCTCCATGCTTATTATTGCGATTACGCCGTTTTCTCATCTGACCACGAACGGAAGAGGTTATAATAGAACTCAgtttttctccttttggatCTTCATCAACTTCTTTGACATAGAGAGGAGAGAGGATAAGTCGCCTCAAAGGACCCAAATCACAAATATCACCAGAATCTTTGACCAATTTATTATGACATTTGACATGAATGAGGCGCTGACACCAGCGACAATGCCACGTAGGGGAAGATTTGACAAATGGAACACCACATGGTTCATCACAGTAAAAACAAAAGGCAGACATCTCATGATATTCATCTGCATTAACCCATCTTTCAGACCAGTGGTGTCGAATGTGGCTAAAACCAGATTGAGCCACACATTTACAATCCTTTGCTGCAAATTGAGAACAGATGAAATGGGCTGCGACACCACAAACAGAGCAACGATGGATAGGAGAACGTTGTGTCATTGTTGTTGTACCTAAGCTATGAGAAGGCCACAGAGAAGTCAAGCAGAAGCAGCAAGTGGATGGCTGCTCCCTGAGAGTAAAATCTTCAACCCACAAGTGCTCTGACAAAGGTACTTTAAACTTCTTCCAAACTTTCTTCTTTGCTCTGGCTGCAGCTTTAATCCATTTCAGGGATGATCTTCTCTGCCACTTGAGAATGCCATATATGACAGCCAAAATTCCAAATGATCCAGTAATCAGCCATCCAAGAATAGATGCCCCAGAAGCATCCAGGCTAGTGAAAAGCCTCAAAAAGGAAATCCCCAAATCTATCATGGTGGAACTTATGAACTATTGTCTGATGTCTCCAACGATCCAATTCAAATCAGAAAACACAGGATTTATGTGCACAGAGCCTGGACAGTTTCTCATACAAATACCAACCATTACTACAGAATCATACACAAATGAACCTTATCTCACTGACAACAACAACTAGTCAGAAAATCTAGAATAATTGAGTATGGGCAGCAAAAGTTGATCGGCAGGTCGTAGGGCAGATAAATATAAATCAGAACATGATAGTCGCTTCTT
The genomic region above belongs to Arachis duranensis cultivar V14167 chromosome 3, aradu.V14167.gnm2.J7QH, whole genome shotgun sequence and contains:
- the LOC107480163 gene encoding diacylglycerol kinase 2, producing the protein MIDLGISFLRLFTSLDASGASILGWLITGSFGILAVIYGILKWQRRSSLKWIKAAARAKKKVWKKFKVPLSEHLWVEDFTLREQPSTCCFCLTSLWPSHSLGTTTMTQRSPIHRCSVCGVAAHFICSQFAAKDCKCVAQSGFSHIRHHWSERWVNADEYHEMSAFCFYCDEPCGVPFVKSSPTWHCRWCQRLIHVKCHNKLVKDSGDICDLGPLRRLILSPLYVKEVDEDPKGEKLSSIITSSVRGQMRKRRNRNNKHGGSSRNNSKPRDPSVTDAILFDYVLNGIEDWDLSGDEMLFDFRRMNNGRVLVNPNPIKKYTLVDLPSDARPLLVFINARSGGQLGPSLQRRLNMLLNPIQIFELSASQGPEVGLEMFKSVRYFRVLVCGGDGTVAWVLESIARLNFESPPPVAILPLGTGNDLSRVLNWGRGFSALDGQGGLTTLLNDINIAAVTMLDRWEVKITEENSEGNPNKVKTKSMMNYLGIGCDAKVAYEFHVTRQINPEKFSSLFVNKLRYAKEGARDIMDRTCADLPWQVWLEVDGIDIEIPKDAEGLIVLNIGSYMGGVDLWQNDTEHDDDFSLQSMHDKMLEVVSVCGAWHLGKLQVGLSQARRLAQGKVIKIHSSSPFPVQIDGEPFILQPGSLDITHHDQVFMVRRTSEDDPKGHAAAIMTEVLLDAECKGIINASQKKVILQDMAISLS